The Desmonostoc muscorum LEGE 12446 genome includes a region encoding these proteins:
- a CDS encoding DMT family transporter, giving the protein MSLHQSSGRWRLGLGLSLLTVLMWGILPIALAVTLQALDVYTVIWFRFLVSFVLLFGYLGISGKLPKLKQLRSASGKLLAIATLFLAMNYFLFMQGLALTSPANAEVLIQLATLLLGLGGLVIFHERYRLYQWIGVSVLICGYFLFFREQLTNLITAQNTYILGSILIVLGAAAWAIYALAQKQLLQSLSSASIMLIIYGGCALLFTPLASVKSIFTLDALRSGMLIFCALNTLIAYGAFAESLEHWEASRVSAVLALAPIVTLISVAVVSAIAPDLIPPERFTFLGILGAGLVVTGSVAIALGKSD; this is encoded by the coding sequence ATGTCACTACATCAAAGTTCTGGTCGCTGGCGGTTAGGGTTAGGGTTATCTCTGTTAACTGTCTTAATGTGGGGAATTTTACCGATCGCTCTTGCAGTAACTTTGCAAGCACTTGATGTTTATACAGTTATTTGGTTTCGTTTTTTGGTATCATTTGTACTGCTGTTTGGATATTTAGGAATAAGTGGGAAATTACCGAAGTTAAAACAACTGCGTTCTGCTTCTGGGAAGTTATTGGCGATCGCTACACTCTTCTTAGCGATGAATTACTTCTTATTTATGCAAGGTTTAGCATTAACATCACCCGCTAATGCTGAAGTTTTGATTCAATTAGCTACCCTTTTATTAGGTTTGGGTGGTTTAGTAATTTTTCATGAACGTTATCGGCTGTATCAATGGATTGGTGTCAGTGTACTGATTTGCGGTTACTTTTTATTTTTTCGGGAACAGCTAACGAATTTAATTACAGCGCAAAATACTTATATACTAGGTAGTATTTTGATTGTGCTAGGAGCAGCAGCATGGGCTATTTATGCTTTGGCACAAAAGCAATTATTACAATCTTTGTCTTCCGCTAGCATCATGCTAATTATTTACGGAGGTTGTGCTTTATTATTCACTCCCTTAGCTAGTGTAAAATCAATTTTTACACTTGATGCTTTGCGGTCGGGAATGTTGATTTTTTGTGCTTTGAATACTCTAATTGCTTACGGTGCTTTTGCTGAATCATTAGAACATTGGGAAGCATCACGAGTCAGTGCAGTATTAGCTTTGGCTCCCATTGTGACATTAATATCAGTTGCCGTGGTATCAGCGATCGCACCTGATTTAATTCCACCAGAACGGTTCACTTTTTTAGGAATATTAGGAGCGGGTTTAGTAGTCACAGGTTCAGTGGCGATCGCCTTGGGAAAAAGTGATTGA
- a CDS encoding serine hydrolase encodes MKSHLLAIGLSSLVLVAGQAKASQLQSWYYDSSQNQLDLTTTSGIEPKAFLLDNPSRLVIDLPGTNFNSDSVKQSFGNAVKQIRVGNPDPQTTRFVVELAPGYDVNSQNISIKGDSPSHWIFKFNSFNRQSNPIVGENREDIAIKSTDAATFAGVVNLGQEMVGITSQIRTLLASYKTLNPGIFFLDLDTGNYIDINGEKRFAAASTIKFPLLVALFQEIDAGRIKLTDKLVMRRDLRVGESGTMQYKPIGTKFSVLETATLMMTISDNTATNMVLDRLGGAAKVSQRFRSWGLQNTALRNLLPDVAGTNTTSSKDLVRLAALVSNNRLLSPNSRNQVLGIMRRVKTNSLLPAGIGQGATIAHKTGTLRFIIGDAGIIQMPNGKSYLAGVLVQRPNYDPKAGDFVREVSRRVYNYLDHTKVSNIEPILGDTSGGLGLRTR; translated from the coding sequence ATGAAATCACATCTACTGGCCATTGGTTTAAGCAGTTTGGTTCTAGTTGCAGGACAAGCTAAAGCTTCACAATTACAGTCTTGGTACTATGATTCTAGCCAAAACCAATTAGACCTAACTACCACTTCGGGAATAGAACCAAAAGCCTTTTTATTAGATAATCCTAGCCGATTGGTAATTGATTTACCTGGAACTAATTTTAATTCTGATAGTGTCAAACAAAGTTTTGGCAATGCAGTTAAACAAATTCGCGTCGGCAACCCAGACCCTCAAACAACTCGTTTTGTCGTAGAATTAGCTCCCGGTTATGATGTTAATTCTCAAAATATATCAATTAAAGGAGATTCTCCTTCTCATTGGATTTTCAAATTCAATTCATTTAACCGCCAAAGTAATCCCATTGTTGGGGAAAATCGAGAAGATATTGCCATCAAATCCACAGATGCAGCTACATTTGCTGGAGTTGTCAATCTTGGTCAGGAAATGGTCGGTATTACTTCTCAAATTCGCACTTTGTTAGCGAGTTATAAAACATTAAATCCGGGAATCTTTTTCTTAGATTTAGATACAGGAAACTATATAGATATTAATGGTGAAAAAAGATTTGCTGCTGCCAGTACAATCAAATTTCCCTTATTAGTGGCTCTTTTTCAAGAAATAGACGCTGGGAGAATTAAACTCACAGATAAATTAGTGATGCGGCGCGATTTAAGGGTTGGTGAATCGGGAACTATGCAATACAAACCCATCGGCACTAAATTTAGCGTCTTAGAAACTGCTACCTTGATGATGACAATCAGCGATAATACCGCCACAAATATGGTTCTCGATCGCTTGGGTGGTGCAGCAAAAGTGAGCCAACGTTTTCGTAGCTGGGGATTGCAAAATACAGCACTCCGGAATCTACTTCCAGACGTTGCTGGCACAAATACAACTAGTTCTAAAGATTTGGTGAGATTGGCGGCGTTAGTTTCTAATAATCGTTTACTATCCCCAAACAGCCGCAATCAAGTTTTAGGCATTATGCGCCGTGTGAAAACCAATAGTTTACTACCAGCTGGTATTGGTCAAGGAGCTACCATCGCCCACAAAACTGGTACATTGAGATTTATCATTGGTGACGCGGGTATTATTCAAATGCCCAACGGCAAAAGCTATTTAGCAGGTGTTTTGGTGCAAAGACCAAACTACGATCCCAAAGCTGGAGATTTTGTCCGTGAAGTTTCGAGAAGAGTCTATAATTACCTAGACCATACCAAAGTCAGCAATATAGAACCGATACTTGGCGATACCTCCGGCGGGCTAGGCCTACGCACTCGTTAG
- a CDS encoding GNAT family N-acetyltransferase: protein MTPQFEYSTLAHPQDIQQLGTIFKQCFVNALGGEEAYINQIGVENFRIIRESQQLIGGLATLDMAQWWGGERVPMTGIAVVGITPEYRGSGGAIALMQHTLKELYARGVPLSALYPAVQSLYRKVGYEQGGSWYIWEVPTNAIGLREQPLPLQPVVPINHQVFHQLYQQQAKLTHGYLDRHPAIWERLIQADKNEIAYAYFIGAKDQPEGYIIFTQQRTQDGEIILVKDWVLRTVAAFQTFWSFLATHRSQIQRVRWKSSAIDTLTLVLPEQTAKISTQFRWMLRIVDVVKALEMRGYPSGIQAQLHLDIQDNLLTGNNGKFILSVANGRGEVTKGGKGELQLDVRELAPLYTSLFTPYHLQIAGKLHGTETAISAATQIFAGASPWVADFF, encoded by the coding sequence ATGACACCTCAATTTGAATACAGCACACTTGCCCATCCCCAAGATATTCAGCAGCTTGGGACTATCTTTAAGCAGTGTTTTGTCAACGCACTTGGTGGCGAGGAAGCTTATATCAACCAAATTGGCGTAGAAAATTTTCGCATTATTCGTGAGTCACAGCAATTAATTGGGGGATTGGCAACTCTGGATATGGCTCAGTGGTGGGGTGGTGAGCGTGTACCAATGACGGGAATTGCCGTAGTGGGTATTACTCCAGAATACCGTGGTTCGGGGGGAGCGATCGCTCTCATGCAGCACACCCTCAAAGAACTTTATGCTAGAGGTGTACCGCTGTCTGCCCTTTACCCAGCCGTGCAAAGCCTGTATCGAAAAGTCGGGTATGAGCAGGGGGGTAGCTGGTACATTTGGGAAGTTCCAACCAACGCAATTGGGCTACGGGAGCAACCCCTACCTTTGCAACCAGTAGTTCCGATAAATCATCAAGTCTTTCACCAACTATATCAGCAGCAAGCAAAACTCACGCATGGATATTTAGACCGACATCCCGCAATCTGGGAGCGATTAATCCAAGCAGATAAAAACGAAATAGCCTATGCCTATTTCATTGGTGCAAAAGACCAACCCGAAGGTTACATCATCTTCACTCAACAACGAACACAAGATGGTGAAATTATCTTAGTCAAAGATTGGGTACTGAGAACAGTTGCGGCTTTCCAAACTTTCTGGTCTTTTCTCGCCACCCATCGCTCCCAAATTCAGCGGGTGCGTTGGAAGAGTTCTGCAATTGATACCCTGACATTGGTGTTACCAGAGCAAACAGCCAAGATTTCGACTCAGTTTCGCTGGATGCTGCGAATAGTAGATGTAGTCAAGGCATTGGAGATGCGGGGTTATCCATCAGGAATTCAAGCTCAACTGCACCTAGATATTCAAGATAATTTGCTAACTGGAAACAATGGTAAATTCATTCTTTCTGTTGCCAATGGACGCGGTGAAGTTACAAAAGGTGGAAAAGGTGAGTTGCAGTTAGATGTCCGAGAACTAGCACCACTATATACAAGTTTGTTTACCCCCTACCATTTGCAAATAGCCGGAAAACTGCACGGGACAGAAACCGCTATTTCAGCAGCTACGCAAATATTTGCAGGTGCCTCGCCTTGGGTGGCTGATTTCTTTTAA
- the ptsP gene encoding phosphoenolpyruvate--protein phosphotransferase, with protein MVGIVIVSHSKQLALGVRELAAQMVQGEFPIAIAAGIEDPENPLGTDPIQVSEAIAAVFSDDGVLVLMDLGSALLSAEMALEFLPEEQRQKVYLCEAPLVEGAIAAVVAAAAGKNIHQVMAEARSALVAKATQLGVASSPLLVVDSDIPASNTESPRREIQLIVSNRLGLHARPAAQFVATAARFQSQILVRNLTRNTGLVRGDSINQVTTLGVRQGHELLITATGSDADAALAALQVLFTTNFGEDNVALNSPPVSRQEVTPATPGELSGIAASGGVAIAPVVHYQPTPISITQYHVDDPEAEWQRLQAAIHIARQEIQAVFSQASFQIGDAEAAIFDAHLLFLEDPVLLEAAYGRILEHHINAEAAWQAAVDEVATSYQTLEDSYLQERVDDVVDVGQRVLRLLTGNAPVNLHLDSPAILVASDLTPSDTAGLDPTKVLGICTTSGSATSHSAIIARTLGIPAVLGIDAQVLHLADGTIMALDGESGKAWVEPELDILEQLQAKREAWQTAQQQARTTAHQPAITRDGRQVSVFANIGSISDVQVAVANGAEGVGLLRTEFLYLDRTSAPTEEEQLAVYQAIAQVLDHRPLMIRTLDVGGDKPLPYLRIGFPEANPFLGWRGIRFCLGNPEVFKTQLRAILRASVGHQIKIMLPMIATLTEVRAAKAILGEVQAELHQVGIPFDAAIKLGIMVEVPSAVAIADQLAAEVDFFSIGTNDLSQYTMAGDRTNPRVANLVDALHPAVLRMVQRTVRAAHAAGISVGLCGELAADPLATPILLGLGLDELSVNPQSIPAIKQAINHLSLEESEAIAASVLQQDSAKDVRELILTSVTPPA; from the coding sequence GTGGTTGGAATTGTCATAGTTTCTCACAGTAAACAATTAGCTCTGGGTGTGCGGGAACTCGCCGCGCAGATGGTTCAGGGTGAATTCCCGATCGCCATTGCAGCAGGTATTGAAGATCCCGAAAATCCCTTGGGTACTGATCCCATCCAAGTTAGTGAAGCGATCGCTGCTGTTTTCTCTGATGATGGTGTCTTAGTATTAATGGATTTGGGTAGCGCTTTGCTAAGTGCAGAAATGGCACTGGAGTTTCTCCCAGAGGAACAGCGGCAAAAAGTCTATTTGTGTGAAGCGCCTCTGGTAGAAGGTGCGATCGCTGCTGTTGTAGCTGCTGCGGCTGGGAAGAACATTCACCAAGTTATGGCGGAAGCACGGAGCGCATTAGTAGCAAAAGCAACTCAATTGGGTGTGGCTAGTAGTCCTTTGTTGGTTGTGGATAGCGACATCCCAGCAAGCAATACAGAATCCCCAAGGCGAGAAATCCAGCTGATTGTCAGCAATCGCTTAGGATTACACGCCCGCCCCGCAGCCCAGTTTGTGGCAACCGCAGCCCGATTTCAATCTCAAATTTTGGTGCGGAATTTAACTAGAAATACTGGGTTAGTCCGGGGTGACAGTATTAACCAAGTCACAACTTTAGGGGTGCGCCAAGGACACGAATTGCTGATTACTGCCACCGGCTCAGATGCAGATGCAGCGCTGGCAGCATTGCAAGTATTGTTTACAACTAATTTTGGTGAAGATAATGTTGCCTTAAATTCTCCACCAGTATCTAGGCAGGAAGTTACCCCAGCAACTCCCGGCGAACTTTCGGGAATTGCAGCTTCTGGTGGAGTGGCGATCGCACCTGTTGTTCATTATCAACCCACTCCCATTTCCATTACCCAATACCACGTAGATGATCCAGAAGCAGAGTGGCAACGTTTACAAGCAGCAATTCACATCGCTCGACAAGAAATTCAGGCGGTGTTCTCACAAGCATCTTTTCAAATTGGTGACGCTGAAGCCGCCATCTTTGATGCCCATTTACTATTTTTAGAAGATCCAGTTCTGTTGGAAGCGGCTTATGGGCGCATTTTAGAACACCATATCAATGCCGAAGCTGCTTGGCAAGCCGCAGTCGATGAAGTGGCGACTTCCTACCAGACACTTGAGGACTCTTATTTGCAAGAGCGAGTGGACGATGTTGTGGATGTGGGGCAAAGGGTGCTGCGATTACTAACTGGAAATGCCCCTGTCAACTTGCATCTTGATTCACCAGCGATTTTGGTAGCGAGTGATTTAACGCCTTCGGATACCGCCGGACTAGATCCAACAAAGGTGCTGGGCATTTGTACAACTTCTGGCAGTGCCACTTCCCACAGCGCAATTATCGCCCGCACCTTGGGTATTCCCGCAGTTTTGGGAATAGATGCCCAGGTGTTGCACTTGGCAGACGGTACAATCATGGCACTCGATGGTGAAAGTGGCAAAGCTTGGGTAGAACCAGAATTAGATATTCTAGAACAGCTTCAGGCAAAGCGAGAAGCTTGGCAAACTGCCCAACAACAAGCACGAACCACAGCACATCAGCCAGCAATTACTCGTGATGGTCGTCAAGTTAGCGTTTTTGCCAATATTGGTAGTATTAGTGATGTCCAAGTTGCTGTCGCTAACGGTGCCGAAGGTGTGGGACTACTCCGCACCGAGTTTCTGTATTTGGACAGAACCAGCGCCCCCACTGAAGAAGAACAATTAGCAGTGTATCAGGCGATCGCTCAAGTTTTAGATCATCGTCCGCTGATGATTCGGACTTTAGATGTCGGCGGCGATAAACCACTTCCTTATTTGAGGATAGGGTTTCCCGAAGCCAACCCATTCTTAGGCTGGCGGGGAATTCGTTTTTGCTTGGGTAATCCAGAAGTTTTCAAAACTCAGTTGCGGGCAATTTTGAGAGCGAGTGTCGGACACCAAATTAAAATTATGTTGCCGATGATTGCCACTCTCACGGAGGTGCGTGCAGCTAAGGCAATTCTCGGTGAAGTGCAAGCTGAACTACATCAAGTTGGTATCCCCTTCGATGCAGCGATAAAACTAGGGATTATGGTAGAGGTGCCATCAGCAGTGGCGATCGCCGATCAATTAGCCGCTGAGGTAGACTTCTTTAGTATCGGCACTAATGACCTTAGTCAATATACTATGGCTGGTGATCGCACTAACCCACGAGTGGCAAATTTAGTTGATGCGTTGCACCCAGCGGTGTTGCGGATGGTACAGCGAACTGTCCGAGCTGCCCATGCGGCGGGGATTTCTGTAGGTTTATGTGGTGAATTGGCAGCAGATCCTTTAGCAACACCGATTTTATTAGGTTTGGGGCTGGATGAATTGAGCGTGAATCCCCAAAGTATACCTGCAATCAAACAGGCGATTAATCACTTAAGTTTAGAGGAGAGTGAGGCGATCGCAGCATCAGTATTACAGCAAGATTCAGCAAAAGATGTCAGGGAGCTAATTTTGACTTCGGTTACTCCCCCTGCCTAA
- a CDS encoding WD40 repeat domain-containing protein: MEPGLRLLIQLVLEFAPVIVDLIQKRTEESLTTTNYLLPKVINEVVKFGNIITQNDSSDSSFEQTKILQQQLAVDQRETQLKVANHERETALKLPEVYKIFDSWPLRLYPSQILESHPNQGRTPLKVFLAPPQIKFDQFEHRNDGICEIELMLAEGLRKLFNQNYSLHNPVRPTEFLAGAWDSKRFHSESSIKALYGILKTEPILILESENDGDYLNFRIAYWGLKQEKYYYKTIARLSYKEILQESAKSRALEWKKIRDELLALGETLEEINLLGRDNVFNLAILEKSEKWQAQGIDVSKLSLQYQVNHQDFEKLCQVLISCHFLVAAWVADIYHLIHHDVPPLLPKLLPSLLKDALDLQSVQAIATGYKQVYQALEQERRYWVPELALQLAHSLSHLPDRTWAQEQIDYSIYTWLELRQVSPQEFANSLEAMQSAVRIEDEEYFQKLKEYFTGVSDRQSILGIEKLLNAIANLKHKRTLETVNLTYTLTGHAGKVTSVAISPDGETLVSGCADKTINLWNLKTGQLIRTLTENLGEVSSVAISPDGNFLAVGSCEHPKSNVKLLHLKTGKVLHTLLGHQKPVNIVAISPDGTILASGSNKIKIWNLDKGDACGGLCQRICTLWHSSAVHAVAISLDGTILASGSSDNKIRLWNPRTGDPLSTLNGHDGEVKSIAMSPDGQILFSGSADTTIKIWHLGTGKLLHTLTGHSDAVKSLAVTPDGQNLISGSADKTIKMWRLSTGELLQTLTGHSGTVNSLALSPDGKLLASGSADQTIKIWQIVL, encoded by the coding sequence ATGGAGCCAGGGCTAAGGTTACTAATTCAATTGGTATTAGAGTTTGCACCTGTAATTGTAGACCTGATACAAAAGAGAACGGAAGAAAGTCTGACTACAACTAATTATCTCTTGCCAAAAGTCATCAACGAAGTTGTAAAATTTGGAAATATCATCACACAAAATGATAGTTCTGATTCCAGCTTTGAACAAACAAAAATTCTGCAACAACAATTAGCTGTTGATCAGCGTGAGACACAATTAAAAGTAGCAAATCATGAAAGAGAGACCGCTCTCAAGTTACCAGAAGTTTACAAAATTTTTGATAGCTGGCCTTTAAGATTATACCCGTCACAAATTTTAGAATCTCATCCAAACCAAGGACGTACTCCGCTAAAAGTTTTTCTTGCTCCTCCGCAAATCAAGTTTGATCAATTTGAACATAGGAATGATGGCATTTGTGAAATAGAATTAATGTTGGCTGAAGGTTTAAGAAAATTGTTCAATCAGAATTACTCTCTGCATAATCCTGTTAGACCAACAGAATTTTTAGCAGGGGCTTGGGATAGTAAACGTTTTCATAGTGAATCCAGTATCAAGGCTCTGTATGGCATATTGAAAACAGAGCCGATTTTAATTTTAGAGTCAGAAAATGATGGCGATTATCTGAATTTTCGGATTGCTTATTGGGGATTGAAACAAGAGAAATATTACTACAAAACAATTGCACGGTTATCCTATAAAGAAATTCTTCAGGAATCTGCCAAAAGTCGCGCTTTGGAGTGGAAAAAAATTCGAGATGAATTATTAGCGCTGGGAGAAACTTTAGAAGAAATCAATCTTTTGGGCAGAGATAATGTGTTTAATTTGGCAATTTTAGAAAAATCAGAAAAATGGCAGGCTCAAGGAATTGATGTTAGTAAATTATCTTTGCAATATCAAGTTAATCATCAAGATTTTGAAAAACTTTGCCAAGTGTTGATTTCTTGTCACTTTCTGGTTGCTGCTTGGGTAGCGGATATTTATCACTTAATTCACCATGATGTACCACCTTTGCTGCCAAAGTTGCTGCCAAGTTTGCTCAAAGATGCTCTTGATTTACAATCTGTACAGGCGATCGCCACAGGTTACAAACAAGTCTACCAAGCTCTAGAACAAGAGCGACGTTACTGGGTTCCAGAGTTGGCTTTGCAATTAGCCCACAGCTTATCACATTTACCCGATCGCACTTGGGCACAGGAACAAATTGATTACTCTATATACACATGGTTGGAATTACGTCAAGTCTCACCACAGGAATTTGCTAACTCATTAGAGGCGATGCAATCAGCCGTGAGAATTGAAGATGAAGAATATTTCCAAAAGTTAAAAGAATATTTTACAGGTGTGAGCGATCGCCAAAGTATTCTAGGTATAGAGAAACTGTTAAATGCGATCGCCAATCTCAAACATAAACGCACCCTAGAAACTGTCAACCTCACCTACACCCTAACTGGACATGCTGGCAAAGTCACCTCTGTGGCTATTAGTCCTGATGGTGAGACTTTAGTTAGTGGCTGTGCAGACAAAACCATCAATCTCTGGAATCTCAAAACTGGCCAACTAATCCGCACTCTCACAGAAAATTTGGGTGAAGTTTCGTCCGTAGCAATTAGTCCTGATGGTAATTTTCTCGCTGTTGGTAGCTGCGAACACCCCAAAAGTAATGTCAAACTCTTGCATTTGAAAACAGGCAAAGTATTGCACACACTTTTAGGGCATCAAAAACCAGTAAATATTGTCGCAATCAGCCCAGATGGTACAATTCTTGCCAGTGGCAGTAATAAAATCAAGATTTGGAATTTAGATAAAGGCGATGCCTGCGGCGGGCTATGCCAACGCATTTGTACCCTTTGGCATTCTTCTGCTGTTCATGCCGTAGCAATCAGCCTTGATGGTACAATCCTTGCCAGTGGTAGTTCTGACAACAAAATCAGGTTGTGGAACCCACGCACAGGTGACCCATTAAGCACACTTAACGGTCACGATGGCGAAGTCAAATCAATTGCCATGAGTCCTGATGGACAAATCCTCTTCAGCGGTAGTGCTGACACAACCATCAAAATTTGGCATTTGGGCACTGGTAAACTGCTGCACACATTAACTGGACATTCAGATGCAGTAAAATCCTTAGCCGTTACTCCAGATGGACAAAATCTGATTAGTGGGAGTGCTGATAAAACTATCAAAATGTGGCGACTTTCCACAGGTGAACTACTGCAAACCCTCACTGGCCATTCAGGGACAGTGAATTCTCTAGCCCTGAGTCCAGATGGTAAGTTACTCGCTAGCGGTAGTGCCGATCAAACCATCAAAATTTGGCAGATAGTTTTATAG